The nucleotide window catcttctggtttcaatgatatttctagagacaatatctctctcataatcactaaatgcctaggtttacctcctctgtactcacatcccaccatacctctgtctgtacattataccttgaagctattttatcgcccccagatacctgctcctttttctctctattctggacgtcacagacgaccaattcttatagcttttagccgtaccctcatacttatccttctctgctccgctggggatgtagaggtgaatccaggcccttcagtgcctggctccacacctactccccaggcgctctcttttgatgacttctgtaaccgtaatagccttggtttcatgcatgttaacattagaagcctcctccctaagtttgttttattcactgctttagcacactctgccaacccggatgtcctggctgtgtctgaatcttggcttaggaagtccaccaaaaactgtgaaatcttcatccctaactacaacgttttcagacaagatagaacgaccaaagggggcggtgttgcaatctactgcagagatagcttgcagagttctgtcctgctatccaggtctgtacccaaacaatttgaacttctacttttaaaaatccacctctccaaaaacaagtctctcaccgttgccgcctgctatagacccccctcggcccctagctgtgctctggacaccatatgtgaactgattgccccccatctatcttcagagctcgtgctactgggcgacctaaactgggacatgcttaacaccccagccattctacaatccaagcttgatgccctcaatctcacacaaattattaatgaacccaccaggtacaaccccaaagccgcaaacactggcaccctcatagatatcatcctaaccaatgtgccctctaattacacctctgctgttttcaaccaagatctcagcgatcactgcctcattgcctgcacccgtaatgggtcagcggtcaaacgacctccactcatcactgtcaaacgctccctgaaacatttcaacgagcaagcctttctaatcgaactggccctggtatcctggaaggatattgacctcatcccgtcagtagaggatgcctggttattttttaaaaatgccttcctctccatcttaaataagcatgcccctttcaagaaatttagaaccaggaacagatatagcccttggttctccccagacctgactgcccttaaccaacacaaaaatatcctgtggcgttctgcattagcatcgaactgcccccgcgatatgcaactttttagggaagttagaaaccaatacacacaggcagttagaaacgccaaggctagctttttcaaacagaaatttgcttcgtgcaactccaactctaaaaagttctgggacattgtaaagtccatggagaataagaacacctcctcccaactgcccactgcactgaggataggaaactctgtcaccaccgataagcccactataattgagaatttcaataagcatttttctacggctggccatgctttccacctaactacccctactgcattcaacagcactgcaccccccacagctactcgcccaagcctcccccatttctccttctcccaaatccattcagctgatgttctgaaagagctgcaaaatctggacccctacaaatcagctgggcttgacaatctggaccctttctttctaaaattatctgccgaaattattgcaacccctattactagcctgttcaacctctctttcgtgtcgtctgagattcccatagattggaaagcagctgctgtcatccccctcttcaaaggaggtgacactcttgacccaagttgctacagacctatatccatcctaccctgcctttctaaggtcttcgaaagccaagtcaacaaacagattaccgactattttgaatcccaccgcaccctctccgctatgcaatctggtttcagagctggtcatgggtgcacctcagccacgctcaaggtcctaaacgacatcgtaaccgccatcgataagaaacattactgtgctgccgtattcattgacctggccaaagcttttgactctgttaatcaccacatcctcatcggcagacttagtagccttggtttctcaaacgattgcgtcgcctggttcaccaactacttctctgacagagttcagtgtgtcaaatcggagggcctactgtctggacctctggcagtctctatgggggtaccacagggttcaattcttgggccaactcttttctctgtatacataaatgatgtcgctcttgctgctggtgaatctctgatccacctctacgcagacgacaccattctgtatacttctggcccttctttggacactgtgttaacaaccctccagacgagcttcaatgccattcaactctccttccgtggtctccaactgctcctaaacacaagtaaaactaaatgcatggtcttcaaccgatcgctgcctgcacctgcccgcccatccagcataacttctctggacggttctaacttagaatttgtggacaactacaaatacctaggtgtctggttagactgtaaactctccttccagactcacatcaatcatctccaatccaaagtgaaatctagaattggcttcctatttcgcaacaaagcatccttcactcatgctgccaaacataccctcgtaaaactgaccatcctaccaatcctcgacttcggcgatgtcatttacaaaatagcctccaataccctactcaacaagctggatgcagtctatcacagtgccatccgttttgtcaccaaagccccatatacaacccaccactgcgacctgtatgctctcgttggctggccttcacttcatcatcgtcgccaaacacattggctccaggtcatctacaagaccctgctaggtaaagtccccccttatctccgctcactggtcaccatagcagcacccacctgtagcacgcgctccagcaggtatatctctctggtcacccctaaagccaactcctcctttggtcgtctctccttccagttctcagctgccaatgattggaacgaactacaaaaatctctaaaactggaaacacttatctccctcactagctttaagcaccagctgtcagagcagctcacagatctctgcacctgtacatagcccatctttaattgagcccaaactactaccttttcccctactgtatttatttattttatttattttgctcctttgcaccatattatttatattttaacttttaactttcttcaaactacaaatctaccattccagtgttttttcttgccatactttatttactttgccaccatggcattttttgcctttacctccattatctcacatcatttgctcacattgtatacagtcttatttttttctactgcatcattgattgtatgttgttttactccatgtgtaactctgtgtttttgtatgttgtcgaactgctttgctttatcttggccaggtcgcaattgtaaatgagaacttgttctcaacttgcctacctggttaaataaaggtgaaataaaataaataaataaaataaaaataaaataaaaataaaataaaaagaagtggaccaaagcgcagcgtggtaagtgctcatgatattttattttcaagaaacactcaaacaaaataacaaaagtaAAAAACCAAAACGCACAGTTCAGGCACACacgctaaacagaaaataacctcccacaaaactcaggtggaaaacaggctgcttaagtatgattcccaatcagagacaacgatagacagctgcctctgattgggaaccacactcggctcaaaaacaaagaaatagaaaacatagacattcccacccgagtcacaccctgacctaaccaaacatagagaataaataagatctctaaggtcagggcgtgacacagcgtgaaaagaaggaagcctgtacagaataaaattattctaaaacatacatcctgtttgcaacaaggcactaaagtaatactgcaaaaaatgttgcaaagcaattcattttttgtcctgaatacaaaatgttatctctggggaaaatccaatacaacacattcagCGTCTTTCAGGATAAAAGATTTACGGAATGGAACTAAGCAAagtcaaaatcctagagaaaacctggttcagtctgctttccaccagacactgggatatttattcacctttcagctggacaataacctaaaacacaaggccaaatatatactggagttgcttaccaagaagacaatgaatgttcctgagtgggcaagttacagttttgacttaaatctgcctGAAAATCAAAGGCAAGACTTGACAgatcttgaagaattttgaaaagaataatgggtaaatattgtacaattcaggtgtgccaagctcttacagacttacctagaaagactcacagctgtaatcgctgccaaaggtgattctaacatgtatttactCAGAGATGTGagtgtgaattcttatgtaaactTGATATTtctgtcatgcctgctcccacTCTTCCCCCCCCGGCGCTCAAGgggccaggctgccctgcattacgcactcctgacACCATCATTACGCcgtccctcgtcacgcgcatcagcgattattggactcacttggactcaatcacctgtttattacctcccctatatttgtcaatTCCCTGGTGCTGCATTGATTGTCATCTGTCTTTGTGTCTCCcagttctgacgctgttcctttCCTGTTGCATGTCCGTTCCTAATTAAATGccaactccccgtacctgcttctcttctGCAGCGTCGTTCCTTACAGAATGCAGCCGCCATCAAATAAAGCATCGGGGAGTGCTGGCGGTTCGGTTGGTGGTGACGTTGGGTCCAGGGGTTGGCGCCGATGGAACTGGGGGTACTTTAGCTGGATTGTTGGGCTTCCATGCCCTAGCCGGCTCGCGAGGTTTCCTTGCCCAGGTTGGCTCGGAAGGCGCATATCCCACGTCAGGTCTCAGCCGGATCATCAGGTTTTTACGCCAAGCCGGTTCATCAGGCTGCTACGCCTCAGCTGGATCATCAGGCTCCTATGCTTCAGCTGGATCGACAGGCTCCTATGCCTCAGCCGGCCCGCCAGGCTCCCACATCTCTGCTGGTTCGTCGGGATTCTACCCCCAGCCGGCTTGTCCAGCGCCCGTGTCtcggccggcccgtcaggctcgcccaggtgggacgccgggtggtgcccctagaggggggagggtactgtcacgcctgctcccactcttcccccccggcactcgagggcgccaggATGCCCTGCATtatgcactcctgccaccatcattacgcacatttGCTTTCCTTCGTCACacgcatcagcgattattggactcacctggactcaatcatctgtttattacctcccctatatttgtcagttccccggTGCTGCATTGATTGTCATCTGTCTTTGTTTTTCCcagttctgacgctgttcctgttacATGTCCATTCCTAATTAAATGTCAACTCCCCATACCTGCTTCTCTTCTGCAGTGTTGTTCCTTACAATTTCTTTATTTAGTTTTCACTACATTTTCAAAAAGAAATCTAAAAGCATGATTTCACTTTGATATtattgtgtagatgggtgagagaaaatatATTTATTCCGTTTTGAATTCAGgaagtaacacaacacaatgtgtaataagtcaaggggtatgaatattttctgaaggcactgtattttagTCACCATATTCTCTGCCACCCCTGTTCATCAGAGACACAATATCAGGCCTCTCTCACTCATAGATGGGTTGACAGGGGGCCGGCAGCCATTGAGAGTTAGGAATAGCTGAGTGAAAACCATATTTTGTTGCTTATATCATATGGAAGATGCTTATATTTAAATATGTCTGGTTATTTTTTCACAAGAACTAAGGCAGCCACATTGGATAAAACTATTCAGATTTATTATGATTTCAGGATTTATTTGATTGATGTCAGATTCAGTTTCAGTTCATTATGATTCACATGAGAGGTTTCATTTTGTTGTCCCAAATTCTGGTTTAATTGGAAGTTCTATTGATTGAATGGATAGCGCTGTATTGCTTTCGTCGTTATTCGTCAAGCTGGTTCTGGCGCCCCCTGCTGTTAAGTCACAGTTTGGAGAACTGGATGAGGTTCCTGTTGATCTCAGCCACGTTCCTGCACCCTAAGGGAGGAAAGACCAACAAAACATGAGTGTTGCAATGTTATGAGGTTGAGGAAATGATAGCTAAGCAAGGGGTTTGAATCTCAGACTGGAAAAAATATGATTATGTAAGAAGTTTGGTTCCTCACTCACCAGACAGAGCCATTGACAGACGGAACTCATCGTTGAGGATATGAAGTACCTCCTTCAACCCCTCTTCACCCTGAAGGAACAACCACAGGCAGCAAGACAGTTTGTTATTCTCAGTTTCTCAAGTTAATAGGTTGATCTCACACAATGTTAATTGTTACCTTATAGGCGAGGCCCCACACGGCAGGCCTGCCGATGAACACACACTTGGCTCCCAGAGCTACAGCCTTCAGCACGTCACTACCAGTGCGGACGCCACCGTCCAGATATACCTCGATCCGCCCCTGCACTGTGTCCACAATCTCAGACAGGGCATCTATCTGGGTGgtagagaagagagcagaggaaaCTTCCTATGGAATATTAACAGTATCATTTAAAACAACTGATATTCAAATCAACATTCTatgatgtgtggacctccaaccatctttgtggtaccatttgaaagtgaACATTTATATTGTATTCCCTTGTAGTACATTtctcagccaaaacatgacacccaccctgtattcaagagcatgctgTATCTAAACAGATGGCTGGCACAACACAAACACTTCAGattatgtaaaatagggtctaggctaggaaataaaaaaaagtatagaacagtttgacaaccctgtttctAAGATCTTCAATGATAAACTCAAttgtttatcttttccagtgatgaggacacggatgtctcatggtatggtgggttTTGCAAAAAGGGTCAACTTTGAGGACTTCTATGTCTTGAATGTGtgggcattcaggtccaaaattTCACTTCTGACCACTTCTaaaatgggcaaatatgtatgaaAAGGGGTGTGGTCaaaagtgattgaaatcaaatggaacgacCCTGTCCTTTAAAATCAACATTTCATAAACAAAATGGTGTTTGGCTTGCTGACTGTAGGGTCAAATAGAGGTGAGATGATGATGAAGTGATATACTCTGTGCCCGTTCTTACTGTGGCTGGCCCTCCGTCCAGCTGGCGTCCTCCGTGGTTGGACACGATGATGCCCTGGACGCCGTGCTCCACGGCCAGCTCAGCGTCCTCCTTTGTCAGGATGCCTTTGATGATGATGGGCAGGCGGGTGAGAGACTGCAGCCAGTACACGTCCTTCCAGCTGATGGAGGGGTCCAGGGTGTTAGCAGGGACCCCATACTCCTCACCCGCAGGACCTGTAGCCTCCTTCAGAAGTAGTCAGAGGGACACCCACCCAGACACGACAGATGCATACAATAcagaacacaatacaatacaggagacagtacagtacagaacaaaacacatacacacagaaggAGGCCTCATGGGAAATACATTAGTTGGATTATTCTTAAATAATTCTAGAGCAGCTACTGTCTCGCTACTATGGCACtatgggctggtttcccagacacagattaagatTCTCCATTGACAGTGTTTTTTAGTCCAAGACTAGACTTAATCTTTGTCCAGGAAACCATCCCTATATGATTTTATGGTAAAAATCATTACTGTAAAAATATTGACCTGGAAGACACCGTCAAAGTTCTTGACCTTGAGGTGTGGCGGGAGCTTGAACTGGTTGCGTATATCGTTGCGGCGCTTCCCAGTGTAGGGCACGTCGACGG belongs to Salmo trutta chromosome 20, fSalTru1.1, whole genome shotgun sequence and includes:
- the LOC115155767 gene encoding hydroxyacid oxidase 2 isoform X1: MTTTREGTCCAEMAMVCLTDFEEYAKEHLSKATWDYYAAGADECCTRDDNLLAYKRIRLRPRILRDVSVSDTRTTVQGTEISFPVGIAPTAFHCLAWHEGEMATARATEAVNTCYITSTYSTCSVEEIAAAAPNGYRWFQLYVYRDRKLSESIIHRVEALGYKALVLTVDVPYTGKRRNDIRNQFKLPPHLKVKNFDGVFQEATGPAGEEYGVPANTLDPSISWKDVYWLQSLTRLPIIIKGILTKEDAELAVEHGVQGIIVSNHGGRQLDGGPATIDALSEIVDTVQGRIEVYLDGGVRTGSDVLKAVALGAKCVFIGRPAVWGLAYKGEEGLKEVLHILNDEFRLSMALSGCRNVAEINRNLIQFSKL
- the LOC115155767 gene encoding hydroxyacid oxidase 2 isoform X2, which produces MAMVCLTDFEEYAKEHLSKATWDYYAAGADECCTRDDNLLAYKRIRLRPRILRDVSVSDTRTTVQGTEISFPVGIAPTAFHCLAWHEGEMATARATEAVNTCYITSTYSTCSVEEIAAAAPNGYRWFQLYVYRDRKLSESIIHRVEALGYKALVLTVDVPYTGKRRNDIRNQFKLPPHLKVKNFDGVFQEATGPAGEEYGVPANTLDPSISWKDVYWLQSLTRLPIIIKGILTKEDAELAVEHGVQGIIVSNHGGRQLDGGPATIDALSEIVDTVQGRIEVYLDGGVRTGSDVLKAVALGAKCVFIGRPAVWGLAYKGEEGLKEVLHILNDEFRLSMALSGCRNVAEINRNLIQFSKL